One part of the Triplophysa rosa linkage group LG5, Trosa_1v2, whole genome shotgun sequence genome encodes these proteins:
- the map4l gene encoding microtubule-associated protein 4 isoform X1 translates to MDFSLRDAFTEGAAKAAQDSLLKRDFVAGLEAQTFDDKVGETVGKTEYRPLLDGIDGKREMPGFMSGGLRQDPQGEIRPSSPGQYVYKNDFQSGPTSMTGMGHQQMGSTMKDNSMDSFLGFSQPVMSMGMKMNVGMAPFQSSKSPNMCDPQKTSPLFANEPPKPSQITSNPRNTSPRNSQENSAEVWGNPRTGGEEMLSTEHFHALSKAEQSSTYPLGSQSQDAASGEEKSIEEGTEQQQKRKKKKRKNREEMYDLLDSLGSPDSEDTPSESSNHGCPSPPSREGEIWESEIQERGGGCIKAKKGKSRMRLPEEWGAPLGNSNVSGSSHPNTSSIMDMDFSGPNLGDSKTSFTPDTQASKPQSTGHVDDTTHVDDKDTSKLALAGFHHSDQSPIVSTITLSPTHTVMLLDSVLQEQTPDASPLSTPVKTPFPHITALESGTGSLNIGTGSPASQSTPAASHFSPSTAVNLNPEARPFVPSLSEHQEPPLAQPPLLEVKEDKTAKEKMANVDNINIIEKQDKPEKMEKIDQLEKNNESTKKTDNVEKTQKSEQIIKDEKKAQKEEKQDKAEKNEKVDKPEKTNKEKEEKKKNGEKVDKTAKTEKNVTASKGPAKSPTANGSKEVTSPDRKAKPSVGSTKQSSARPNSLSTGDSAGATKRISPTTNSANKKSPVPKATTPTTGTKKPPTSTSNVETKAKSAESGTATQRRPPVPKAKAASGSSSKNGTSAPASTPPAQRSSASKTENQAGEVKKTSTKTTPAKTTPKSARTPPSANTEATNGTLTPRPSRITKPPVPKQTPLERKPPVPRAPRNVRPTNAPMPDLKNVRSKIGSTDNMKYQPGGGKVSAAQGKTDPLPKTNQGKVQIVHKKLDFSHVTSRCGSKDNIKHVPGGGNVQILKKKVDLSKVTSKCGSKDNIKHKPGGGDVKIESHKININAKAKVGSLENVGHEPGGGNIKAEGVQQKSEGSPSPPAVSPPSQVGSGAKENGLKESSPAPAPAPSLGDGPRDSQVLDKHIPGTN, encoded by the exons TGCCTGGGTTCATGTCTGGAGGTCTTCGTCAGGACCCTCAGGGAGAGATCCGCCCCAGTTCACCTGGACAGTATGTCTACAAGAATGACTTTCAGTCAG GCCCAACATCAATGACTGGAATGGGACACCAACAGATGGGATCTACAATGAAGGATAACAGCATGGACTCCTTTTTGG GGTTTTCCCAGCCTGTGATGAGTATGGGTATGAAAATGAATGTTGGCATGGCCCCTTTCCAGAGCTCCAAATCCCCTAACATGTGCGACCCTCAGAAGACTTCGCCCTTGTTTGCCAATGAACCGCCCAAACCATCTCAGATAACTTCTAATCCAAGGAACACAAGTCCTCGTAACAGCCAGGAGAATTCTGCAG AAGTTTGGGGAAATCCACGGACAGGTGGTGAGGAAATGCTCTCTACGGAGCACTTCCATGCCCTCAGCAAGGCCGAACAGAGTTCCACCTATCCCTTGGGTTCCCAGAGTCAAGATGCAGCGTCCGGGGAGGAGAAGTCTATCGAGGAGGGAACCGAGCAGCAGCAAAAGCGAAAAAAGAAGAAACGCAAGAATAGGGAAGAAATGTATGACCTTCTCGACAGCCTCGGTTCCCCTGATTCTGAAGACACTCCATCGGAAAGCTCCAACCATGGCTGTCCCTCACCCCCCAGCAGGGAGGGAGAGATTTGGGAAAGCGAGATTCAAGAGAGAGGGGGTGGATGCATCAAGGCCAAGAAGGGCAAGAGCAGGATGAGGCTTCCCGAAGAGTGGGGTGCTCCTTTGGGAAATAGCAACGTTTCTGGGTCCTCTCACCCGAATACGTCAAGCATAATGGACATGGACTTTAGCGGCCCTAATTTGGGTGATTCCAAGACCTCTTTCACACCTGACACCCAAGCAAGCAAACCCCAATCAACTGGTCATGTAGATGACACCACTCATGTAGATGATAAAGATACATCTAAATTGGCACTGGCTGGTTTTCACCACTCCGATCAGTCACCCATTGTGTCAACCATCACCCTTAGCCCAACACACACCGTCATGTTGCTTGACTCAGTGCTACAGGAACAGACCCCAGATGCCAGCCCCCTGAGCACGCCCGTGAAAACCCCTTTCCCTCACATCACTGCCCTCGAGTCTGGTACTGGTTCACTGAACATTGGCACAGGCAGTCCTGCGTCACAGAGCACACCCGCCGCTAGTCACTTCTCCCCAAGCACTGCGGTAAACTTAAACCCAGAGGCTCGGCCTTTCGTCCCCTCACTCTCAGAGCATCAGGAGCCCCCGCTGGCACAGCCCCCCCTACTGGAAG TGAAAGAAGACAAGACAGCCAAGGAGAAAATGGCAAACGTTGACAACATCAACATTATTGAGAAGCAAGATAAGCCCGAGAAGATGGAGAAGATCGATCAACTGGAGAAGAACAATGAGAGcacaaagaaaacagacaatGTGGAAAAAACTCAGAAGAGTGAGCAGATCATCAAAGATGAGAAGAAAGCCCAGAAAGAGGAGAAACAGGATAAGGCTGAGAAAAATGAGAAGGTAGACAAACCTGAGAAGACAAACAAGGAGAAAGAGGAAAAGAAGAAGAATGGAGAGAAGGTGGACAAGACAGCCAAAACTGAGAAGAACGTCACGGCTTCTAAAGGACCTGCCAAGTCCCCAACAGCCAATGGAAGCAAGGAGGTGACCAGCCCTGACCGTAAAGCTAAG CCTTCAGTTGGGTCAACCAAACAGAGCTCAGCAAGACCAAACTCGCTGTCCACTGGAGACAGTGCTGGTGCCACCAAACGCATCTCACCCACAACCAACTCTGCTAATAAAAAAAGTCCTGTGCCCAAGGCAACAACCCCCACTACTGGCACCAAGAAACCCCCCACCTCCACATCTAATGTAGAGACTAAGGCCAAG TCTGCTGAAAGTGGCACAGCAACCCAGCGTCGCCCTCCAGTGCCAAAGGCTAAAGCTGCATCTGGCTCCAGCTCTAAAAATGGCACCAGCGCCCCAGCATCTACCCCCCCTGCTCAACGCTCTTCTG CTTCAAAGACTGAAAACCAGGCAGGAGAGGTGAAAAAGACAAGTACAAAGACAACACCAG CCAAAACTACGCCGAAGTCAGCCCGCACACCACCGTCTGCTAACACTGAGGCCACCAATGGGACCTTGACCCCTCGTCCCTCCCGCATCACCAAACCTCCTGTGCCCAAGCAGACTCCCTTGGAGAGGAAGCCCCCTGTGCCTCGAGCCCCCCGGAATGTCCGTCCCACCAATGCACCCATGCCTGATCTGAAAAACGTACGCTCTAAGATCGGTTCCACAGATAACATGAAATACCAGCCTGGTGGGGGCAAG GTCTCTGCAGCCCAGGGCAAGACCGATCCTCTGCCAAAGACCAACCAGGGCAAA GTTCAGATAGTCCACAAAAAACTGGACTTCAGCCATGTCACCTCCCGATGTGGCTCCAAGGACAATATCAAACATGTCCCTGGTGGAGGGAAT GTTCAGATTTTAAAGAAAAAGGTTGACTTGAGCAAAGTGACCTCAAAATGTGGATCCAAGGACAACATAAAACACAAGCCAG GGGGTGGTGATGTGAAGATTGAATCCCATAAGATCAACATCAATGCCAAGGCTAAAGTGGGATCACTGGAAAATGTAGGCCACGAACCAGGAGGTGGAAATATCAAG GCTGAGGGGGTTCAGCAGAAATCTGAGGGAAGCCCATCTCCTCCTGCTGTCTCACCACCCTCTCAGGTAGGCAGTGGGGCAAAGGAGAACGGGCTGAAAGAGAGCTCTCCTGCTCCTGCTCCCGCACCCTCTTTGGGAGACGGGCCCCGGGACTCCCAGGTCCTGGACAAACACATCCCGGGGACAA ATTGA
- the map4l gene encoding microtubule-associated protein 4 isoform X6, which produces MDFSLRDAFTEGAAKAAQDSLLKRDFVAGLEAQTFDDKVGETVGKTEYRPLLDGIDGKREMPGFMSGGLRQDPQGEIRPSSPGQYVYKNDFQSGPTSMTGMGHQQMGSTMKDNSMDSFLGFSQPVMSMGMKMNVGMAPFQSSKSPNMCDPQKTSPLFANEPPKPSQITSNPRNTSPRNSQENSAVKEDKTAKEKMANVDNINIIEKQDKPEKMEKIDQLEKNNESTKKTDNVEKTQKSEQIIKDEKKAQKEEKQDKAEKNEKVDKPEKTNKEKEEKKKNGEKVDKTAKTEKNVTASKGPAKSPTANGSKEVTSPDRKAKSAESGTATQRRPPVPKAKAASGSSSKNGTSAPASTPPAQRSSASKTENQAGEVKKTSTKTTPAKTTPKSARTPPSANTEATNGTLTPRPSRITKPPVPKQTPLERKPPVPRAPRNVRPTNAPMPDLKNVRSKIGSTDNMKYQPGGGKVSAAQGKTDPLPKTNQGKVQIVHKKLDFSHVTSRCGSKDNIKHVPGGGNVQILKKKVDLSKVTSKCGSKDNIKHKPGGGDVKIESHKININAKAKVGSLENVGHEPGGGNIKAEGVQQKSEGSPSPPAVSPPSQVGSGAKENGLKESSPAPAPAPSLGDGPRDSQVLDKHIPGTN; this is translated from the exons TGCCTGGGTTCATGTCTGGAGGTCTTCGTCAGGACCCTCAGGGAGAGATCCGCCCCAGTTCACCTGGACAGTATGTCTACAAGAATGACTTTCAGTCAG GCCCAACATCAATGACTGGAATGGGACACCAACAGATGGGATCTACAATGAAGGATAACAGCATGGACTCCTTTTTGG GGTTTTCCCAGCCTGTGATGAGTATGGGTATGAAAATGAATGTTGGCATGGCCCCTTTCCAGAGCTCCAAATCCCCTAACATGTGCGACCCTCAGAAGACTTCGCCCTTGTTTGCCAATGAACCGCCCAAACCATCTCAGATAACTTCTAATCCAAGGAACACAAGTCCTCGTAACAGCCAGGAGAATTCTGCAG TGAAAGAAGACAAGACAGCCAAGGAGAAAATGGCAAACGTTGACAACATCAACATTATTGAGAAGCAAGATAAGCCCGAGAAGATGGAGAAGATCGATCAACTGGAGAAGAACAATGAGAGcacaaagaaaacagacaatGTGGAAAAAACTCAGAAGAGTGAGCAGATCATCAAAGATGAGAAGAAAGCCCAGAAAGAGGAGAAACAGGATAAGGCTGAGAAAAATGAGAAGGTAGACAAACCTGAGAAGACAAACAAGGAGAAAGAGGAAAAGAAGAAGAATGGAGAGAAGGTGGACAAGACAGCCAAAACTGAGAAGAACGTCACGGCTTCTAAAGGACCTGCCAAGTCCCCAACAGCCAATGGAAGCAAGGAGGTGACCAGCCCTGACCGTAAAGCTAAG TCTGCTGAAAGTGGCACAGCAACCCAGCGTCGCCCTCCAGTGCCAAAGGCTAAAGCTGCATCTGGCTCCAGCTCTAAAAATGGCACCAGCGCCCCAGCATCTACCCCCCCTGCTCAACGCTCTTCTG CTTCAAAGACTGAAAACCAGGCAGGAGAGGTGAAAAAGACAAGTACAAAGACAACACCAG CCAAAACTACGCCGAAGTCAGCCCGCACACCACCGTCTGCTAACACTGAGGCCACCAATGGGACCTTGACCCCTCGTCCCTCCCGCATCACCAAACCTCCTGTGCCCAAGCAGACTCCCTTGGAGAGGAAGCCCCCTGTGCCTCGAGCCCCCCGGAATGTCCGTCCCACCAATGCACCCATGCCTGATCTGAAAAACGTACGCTCTAAGATCGGTTCCACAGATAACATGAAATACCAGCCTGGTGGGGGCAAG GTCTCTGCAGCCCAGGGCAAGACCGATCCTCTGCCAAAGACCAACCAGGGCAAA GTTCAGATAGTCCACAAAAAACTGGACTTCAGCCATGTCACCTCCCGATGTGGCTCCAAGGACAATATCAAACATGTCCCTGGTGGAGGGAAT GTTCAGATTTTAAAGAAAAAGGTTGACTTGAGCAAAGTGACCTCAAAATGTGGATCCAAGGACAACATAAAACACAAGCCAG GGGGTGGTGATGTGAAGATTGAATCCCATAAGATCAACATCAATGCCAAGGCTAAAGTGGGATCACTGGAAAATGTAGGCCACGAACCAGGAGGTGGAAATATCAAG GCTGAGGGGGTTCAGCAGAAATCTGAGGGAAGCCCATCTCCTCCTGCTGTCTCACCACCCTCTCAGGTAGGCAGTGGGGCAAAGGAGAACGGGCTGAAAGAGAGCTCTCCTGCTCCTGCTCCCGCACCCTCTTTGGGAGACGGGCCCCGGGACTCCCAGGTCCTGGACAAACACATCCCGGGGACAA ATTGA
- the map4l gene encoding microtubule-associated protein 4 isoform X3, producing the protein MDFSLRDAFTEGAAKAAQDSLLKRDFVAGLEAQTFDDKVGETVGKTEYRPLLDGIDGKREMPGFMSGGLRQDPQGEIRPSSPGQYVYKNDFQSGPTSMTGMGHQQMGSTMKDNSMDSFLGFSQPVMSMGMKMNVGMAPFQSSKSPNMCDPQKTSPLFANEPPKPSQITSNPRNTSPRNSQENSAEVWGNPRTGGEEMLSTEHFHALSKAEQSSTYPLGSQSQDAASGEEKSIEEGTEQQQKRKKKKRKNREEMYDLLDSLGSPDSEDTPSESSNHGCPSPPSREGEIWESEIQERGGGCIKAKKGKSRMRLPEEWGAPLGNSNVSGSSHPNTSSIMDMDFSGPNLGDSKTSFTPDTQASKPQSTGHVDDTTHVDDKDTSKLALAGFHHSDQSPIVSTITLSPTHTVMLLDSVLQEQTPDASPLSTPVKTPFPHITALESGTGSLNIGTGSPASQSTPAASHFSPSTAVNLNPEARPFVPSLSEHQEPPLAQPPLLEVKEDKTAKEKMANVDNINIIEKQDKPEKMEKIDQLEKNNESTKKTDNVEKTQKSEQIIKDEKKAQKEEKQDKAEKNEKVDKPEKTNKEKEEKKKNGEKVDKTAKTEKNVTASKGPAKSPTANGSKEVTSPDRKAKPSVGSTKQSSARPNSLSTGDSAGATKRISPTTNSANKKSPVPKATTPTTGTKKPPTSTSNVETKAKSAESGTATQRRPPVPKAKAASGSSSKNGTSAPASTPPAQRSSASKTENQAGEVKKTSTKTTPAKTTPKSARTPPSANTEATNGTLTPRPSRITKPPVPKQTPLERKPPVPRAPRNVRPTNAPMPDLKNVRSKIGSTDNMKYQPGGGKVQIVHKKLDFSHVTSRCGSKDNIKHVPGGGNVQILKKKVDLSKVTSKCGSKDNIKHKPGGGDVKIESHKININAKAKVGSLENVGHEPGGGNIKAEGVQQKSEGSPSPPAVSPPSQVGSGAKENGLKESSPAPAPAPSLGDGPRDSQVLDKHIPGTN; encoded by the exons TGCCTGGGTTCATGTCTGGAGGTCTTCGTCAGGACCCTCAGGGAGAGATCCGCCCCAGTTCACCTGGACAGTATGTCTACAAGAATGACTTTCAGTCAG GCCCAACATCAATGACTGGAATGGGACACCAACAGATGGGATCTACAATGAAGGATAACAGCATGGACTCCTTTTTGG GGTTTTCCCAGCCTGTGATGAGTATGGGTATGAAAATGAATGTTGGCATGGCCCCTTTCCAGAGCTCCAAATCCCCTAACATGTGCGACCCTCAGAAGACTTCGCCCTTGTTTGCCAATGAACCGCCCAAACCATCTCAGATAACTTCTAATCCAAGGAACACAAGTCCTCGTAACAGCCAGGAGAATTCTGCAG AAGTTTGGGGAAATCCACGGACAGGTGGTGAGGAAATGCTCTCTACGGAGCACTTCCATGCCCTCAGCAAGGCCGAACAGAGTTCCACCTATCCCTTGGGTTCCCAGAGTCAAGATGCAGCGTCCGGGGAGGAGAAGTCTATCGAGGAGGGAACCGAGCAGCAGCAAAAGCGAAAAAAGAAGAAACGCAAGAATAGGGAAGAAATGTATGACCTTCTCGACAGCCTCGGTTCCCCTGATTCTGAAGACACTCCATCGGAAAGCTCCAACCATGGCTGTCCCTCACCCCCCAGCAGGGAGGGAGAGATTTGGGAAAGCGAGATTCAAGAGAGAGGGGGTGGATGCATCAAGGCCAAGAAGGGCAAGAGCAGGATGAGGCTTCCCGAAGAGTGGGGTGCTCCTTTGGGAAATAGCAACGTTTCTGGGTCCTCTCACCCGAATACGTCAAGCATAATGGACATGGACTTTAGCGGCCCTAATTTGGGTGATTCCAAGACCTCTTTCACACCTGACACCCAAGCAAGCAAACCCCAATCAACTGGTCATGTAGATGACACCACTCATGTAGATGATAAAGATACATCTAAATTGGCACTGGCTGGTTTTCACCACTCCGATCAGTCACCCATTGTGTCAACCATCACCCTTAGCCCAACACACACCGTCATGTTGCTTGACTCAGTGCTACAGGAACAGACCCCAGATGCCAGCCCCCTGAGCACGCCCGTGAAAACCCCTTTCCCTCACATCACTGCCCTCGAGTCTGGTACTGGTTCACTGAACATTGGCACAGGCAGTCCTGCGTCACAGAGCACACCCGCCGCTAGTCACTTCTCCCCAAGCACTGCGGTAAACTTAAACCCAGAGGCTCGGCCTTTCGTCCCCTCACTCTCAGAGCATCAGGAGCCCCCGCTGGCACAGCCCCCCCTACTGGAAG TGAAAGAAGACAAGACAGCCAAGGAGAAAATGGCAAACGTTGACAACATCAACATTATTGAGAAGCAAGATAAGCCCGAGAAGATGGAGAAGATCGATCAACTGGAGAAGAACAATGAGAGcacaaagaaaacagacaatGTGGAAAAAACTCAGAAGAGTGAGCAGATCATCAAAGATGAGAAGAAAGCCCAGAAAGAGGAGAAACAGGATAAGGCTGAGAAAAATGAGAAGGTAGACAAACCTGAGAAGACAAACAAGGAGAAAGAGGAAAAGAAGAAGAATGGAGAGAAGGTGGACAAGACAGCCAAAACTGAGAAGAACGTCACGGCTTCTAAAGGACCTGCCAAGTCCCCAACAGCCAATGGAAGCAAGGAGGTGACCAGCCCTGACCGTAAAGCTAAG CCTTCAGTTGGGTCAACCAAACAGAGCTCAGCAAGACCAAACTCGCTGTCCACTGGAGACAGTGCTGGTGCCACCAAACGCATCTCACCCACAACCAACTCTGCTAATAAAAAAAGTCCTGTGCCCAAGGCAACAACCCCCACTACTGGCACCAAGAAACCCCCCACCTCCACATCTAATGTAGAGACTAAGGCCAAG TCTGCTGAAAGTGGCACAGCAACCCAGCGTCGCCCTCCAGTGCCAAAGGCTAAAGCTGCATCTGGCTCCAGCTCTAAAAATGGCACCAGCGCCCCAGCATCTACCCCCCCTGCTCAACGCTCTTCTG CTTCAAAGACTGAAAACCAGGCAGGAGAGGTGAAAAAGACAAGTACAAAGACAACACCAG CCAAAACTACGCCGAAGTCAGCCCGCACACCACCGTCTGCTAACACTGAGGCCACCAATGGGACCTTGACCCCTCGTCCCTCCCGCATCACCAAACCTCCTGTGCCCAAGCAGACTCCCTTGGAGAGGAAGCCCCCTGTGCCTCGAGCCCCCCGGAATGTCCGTCCCACCAATGCACCCATGCCTGATCTGAAAAACGTACGCTCTAAGATCGGTTCCACAGATAACATGAAATACCAGCCTGGTGGGGGCAAG GTTCAGATAGTCCACAAAAAACTGGACTTCAGCCATGTCACCTCCCGATGTGGCTCCAAGGACAATATCAAACATGTCCCTGGTGGAGGGAAT GTTCAGATTTTAAAGAAAAAGGTTGACTTGAGCAAAGTGACCTCAAAATGTGGATCCAAGGACAACATAAAACACAAGCCAG GGGGTGGTGATGTGAAGATTGAATCCCATAAGATCAACATCAATGCCAAGGCTAAAGTGGGATCACTGGAAAATGTAGGCCACGAACCAGGAGGTGGAAATATCAAG GCTGAGGGGGTTCAGCAGAAATCTGAGGGAAGCCCATCTCCTCCTGCTGTCTCACCACCCTCTCAGGTAGGCAGTGGGGCAAAGGAGAACGGGCTGAAAGAGAGCTCTCCTGCTCCTGCTCCCGCACCCTCTTTGGGAGACGGGCCCCGGGACTCCCAGGTCCTGGACAAACACATCCCGGGGACAA ATTGA
- the map4l gene encoding microtubule-associated protein 4 isoform X2 — protein sequence MDFSLRDAFTEGAAKAAQDSLLKRDFVAGLEAQTFDDKVGETVGKTEYRPLLDGIDGKREMPGFMSGGLRQDPQGEIRPSSPGQYVYKNDFQSGPTSMTGMGHQQMGSTMKDNSMDSFLGFSQPVMSMGMKMNVGMAPFQSSKSPNMCDPQKTSPLFANEPPKPSQITSNPRNTSPRNSQENSAVWGNPRTGGEEMLSTEHFHALSKAEQSSTYPLGSQSQDAASGEEKSIEEGTEQQQKRKKKKRKNREEMYDLLDSLGSPDSEDTPSESSNHGCPSPPSREGEIWESEIQERGGGCIKAKKGKSRMRLPEEWGAPLGNSNVSGSSHPNTSSIMDMDFSGPNLGDSKTSFTPDTQASKPQSTGHVDDTTHVDDKDTSKLALAGFHHSDQSPIVSTITLSPTHTVMLLDSVLQEQTPDASPLSTPVKTPFPHITALESGTGSLNIGTGSPASQSTPAASHFSPSTAVNLNPEARPFVPSLSEHQEPPLAQPPLLEVKEDKTAKEKMANVDNINIIEKQDKPEKMEKIDQLEKNNESTKKTDNVEKTQKSEQIIKDEKKAQKEEKQDKAEKNEKVDKPEKTNKEKEEKKKNGEKVDKTAKTEKNVTASKGPAKSPTANGSKEVTSPDRKAKPSVGSTKQSSARPNSLSTGDSAGATKRISPTTNSANKKSPVPKATTPTTGTKKPPTSTSNVETKAKSAESGTATQRRPPVPKAKAASGSSSKNGTSAPASTPPAQRSSASKTENQAGEVKKTSTKTTPAKTTPKSARTPPSANTEATNGTLTPRPSRITKPPVPKQTPLERKPPVPRAPRNVRPTNAPMPDLKNVRSKIGSTDNMKYQPGGGKVSAAQGKTDPLPKTNQGKVQIVHKKLDFSHVTSRCGSKDNIKHVPGGGNVQILKKKVDLSKVTSKCGSKDNIKHKPGGGDVKIESHKININAKAKVGSLENVGHEPGGGNIKAEGVQQKSEGSPSPPAVSPPSQVGSGAKENGLKESSPAPAPAPSLGDGPRDSQVLDKHIPGTN from the exons TGCCTGGGTTCATGTCTGGAGGTCTTCGTCAGGACCCTCAGGGAGAGATCCGCCCCAGTTCACCTGGACAGTATGTCTACAAGAATGACTTTCAGTCAG GCCCAACATCAATGACTGGAATGGGACACCAACAGATGGGATCTACAATGAAGGATAACAGCATGGACTCCTTTTTGG GGTTTTCCCAGCCTGTGATGAGTATGGGTATGAAAATGAATGTTGGCATGGCCCCTTTCCAGAGCTCCAAATCCCCTAACATGTGCGACCCTCAGAAGACTTCGCCCTTGTTTGCCAATGAACCGCCCAAACCATCTCAGATAACTTCTAATCCAAGGAACACAAGTCCTCGTAACAGCCAGGAGAATTCTGCAG TTTGGGGAAATCCACGGACAGGTGGTGAGGAAATGCTCTCTACGGAGCACTTCCATGCCCTCAGCAAGGCCGAACAGAGTTCCACCTATCCCTTGGGTTCCCAGAGTCAAGATGCAGCGTCCGGGGAGGAGAAGTCTATCGAGGAGGGAACCGAGCAGCAGCAAAAGCGAAAAAAGAAGAAACGCAAGAATAGGGAAGAAATGTATGACCTTCTCGACAGCCTCGGTTCCCCTGATTCTGAAGACACTCCATCGGAAAGCTCCAACCATGGCTGTCCCTCACCCCCCAGCAGGGAGGGAGAGATTTGGGAAAGCGAGATTCAAGAGAGAGGGGGTGGATGCATCAAGGCCAAGAAGGGCAAGAGCAGGATGAGGCTTCCCGAAGAGTGGGGTGCTCCTTTGGGAAATAGCAACGTTTCTGGGTCCTCTCACCCGAATACGTCAAGCATAATGGACATGGACTTTAGCGGCCCTAATTTGGGTGATTCCAAGACCTCTTTCACACCTGACACCCAAGCAAGCAAACCCCAATCAACTGGTCATGTAGATGACACCACTCATGTAGATGATAAAGATACATCTAAATTGGCACTGGCTGGTTTTCACCACTCCGATCAGTCACCCATTGTGTCAACCATCACCCTTAGCCCAACACACACCGTCATGTTGCTTGACTCAGTGCTACAGGAACAGACCCCAGATGCCAGCCCCCTGAGCACGCCCGTGAAAACCCCTTTCCCTCACATCACTGCCCTCGAGTCTGGTACTGGTTCACTGAACATTGGCACAGGCAGTCCTGCGTCACAGAGCACACCCGCCGCTAGTCACTTCTCCCCAAGCACTGCGGTAAACTTAAACCCAGAGGCTCGGCCTTTCGTCCCCTCACTCTCAGAGCATCAGGAGCCCCCGCTGGCACAGCCCCCCCTACTGGAAG TGAAAGAAGACAAGACAGCCAAGGAGAAAATGGCAAACGTTGACAACATCAACATTATTGAGAAGCAAGATAAGCCCGAGAAGATGGAGAAGATCGATCAACTGGAGAAGAACAATGAGAGcacaaagaaaacagacaatGTGGAAAAAACTCAGAAGAGTGAGCAGATCATCAAAGATGAGAAGAAAGCCCAGAAAGAGGAGAAACAGGATAAGGCTGAGAAAAATGAGAAGGTAGACAAACCTGAGAAGACAAACAAGGAGAAAGAGGAAAAGAAGAAGAATGGAGAGAAGGTGGACAAGACAGCCAAAACTGAGAAGAACGTCACGGCTTCTAAAGGACCTGCCAAGTCCCCAACAGCCAATGGAAGCAAGGAGGTGACCAGCCCTGACCGTAAAGCTAAG CCTTCAGTTGGGTCAACCAAACAGAGCTCAGCAAGACCAAACTCGCTGTCCACTGGAGACAGTGCTGGTGCCACCAAACGCATCTCACCCACAACCAACTCTGCTAATAAAAAAAGTCCTGTGCCCAAGGCAACAACCCCCACTACTGGCACCAAGAAACCCCCCACCTCCACATCTAATGTAGAGACTAAGGCCAAG TCTGCTGAAAGTGGCACAGCAACCCAGCGTCGCCCTCCAGTGCCAAAGGCTAAAGCTGCATCTGGCTCCAGCTCTAAAAATGGCACCAGCGCCCCAGCATCTACCCCCCCTGCTCAACGCTCTTCTG CTTCAAAGACTGAAAACCAGGCAGGAGAGGTGAAAAAGACAAGTACAAAGACAACACCAG CCAAAACTACGCCGAAGTCAGCCCGCACACCACCGTCTGCTAACACTGAGGCCACCAATGGGACCTTGACCCCTCGTCCCTCCCGCATCACCAAACCTCCTGTGCCCAAGCAGACTCCCTTGGAGAGGAAGCCCCCTGTGCCTCGAGCCCCCCGGAATGTCCGTCCCACCAATGCACCCATGCCTGATCTGAAAAACGTACGCTCTAAGATCGGTTCCACAGATAACATGAAATACCAGCCTGGTGGGGGCAAG GTCTCTGCAGCCCAGGGCAAGACCGATCCTCTGCCAAAGACCAACCAGGGCAAA GTTCAGATAGTCCACAAAAAACTGGACTTCAGCCATGTCACCTCCCGATGTGGCTCCAAGGACAATATCAAACATGTCCCTGGTGGAGGGAAT GTTCAGATTTTAAAGAAAAAGGTTGACTTGAGCAAAGTGACCTCAAAATGTGGATCCAAGGACAACATAAAACACAAGCCAG GGGGTGGTGATGTGAAGATTGAATCCCATAAGATCAACATCAATGCCAAGGCTAAAGTGGGATCACTGGAAAATGTAGGCCACGAACCAGGAGGTGGAAATATCAAG GCTGAGGGGGTTCAGCAGAAATCTGAGGGAAGCCCATCTCCTCCTGCTGTCTCACCACCCTCTCAGGTAGGCAGTGGGGCAAAGGAGAACGGGCTGAAAGAGAGCTCTCCTGCTCCTGCTCCCGCACCCTCTTTGGGAGACGGGCCCCGGGACTCCCAGGTCCTGGACAAACACATCCCGGGGACAA ATTGA